A genomic window from Thiomonas arsenitoxydans includes:
- a CDS encoding UbiX family flavin prenyltransferase, whose translation MTRPRLIVALTGATGIVYGVRLLQHLQRIGGVETHLLISAAGVLNLKVEMDLDRKAVEALAEVVHPVGDIGAAIASGSFSSLGMVVAPCSMRSLAAIAHGFCDNLITRAADVCLKERRKLVLLPREAPLNLAHLRNMTAVTEMGGVIFPPLPAFYLRPASIEAMVDASLARVLDQFAIAHDLGQEWSGVRSS comes from the coding sequence ATGACTCGGCCAAGACTCATCGTGGCGCTGACCGGGGCGACGGGCATCGTCTATGGCGTGCGATTGCTGCAACATCTGCAGCGGATCGGCGGCGTTGAGACGCATCTGCTGATTTCCGCCGCCGGCGTGCTCAACCTCAAGGTGGAAATGGACCTCGACCGCAAGGCAGTCGAGGCGCTGGCGGAAGTGGTGCATCCCGTCGGCGACATCGGCGCGGCCATTGCCAGCGGCTCGTTTTCCTCCTTGGGCATGGTGGTGGCGCCCTGCTCCATGCGCTCTCTGGCGGCCATTGCCCACGGCTTTTGCGACAATCTCATCACTCGCGCGGCAGACGTGTGCCTGAAAGAGCGCCGCAAACTGGTGCTGCTGCCGCGCGAGGCGCCGCTCAACCTCGCCCATCTGCGCAATATGACCGCCGTCACGGAAATGGGCGGCGTCATTTTCCCGCCCCTGCCCGCGTTCTATCTGCGGCCCGCCAGCATCGAAGCCATGGTCGACGCCAGCCTGGCGCGCGTGCTCGACCAGTTCGCCATCGCCCACGATCTCGGCCAGGAGTGGTCGGGGGTCAGGTCAAGCTGA
- the ppk2 gene encoding polyphosphate kinase 2: MNSPTAPRKTTARPARKRVSPAKSAQRRQAAHNAAHNKVAQGDIPPHLTPAGVRKFVIDQSQEAAQQAELAALDTILKGPPPADLHNEGVQAILEGDAPDDAAAMRAALGMPAGEPAPQHTSDELAEDWRKGGYPYKFKMLRRDYERQKFVLQTELLKLQAWVKESRQRVIILFEGRDAAGKGGTIKRVMEHLNPRGARVVALEKPSEVERGQWYFQRYVQHLPTAGEIVLFDRSWYNRAGVERVMGFCTDAEYHEFLRQAPEFERNLVRSGIHLIKFWFSVSQDEQRRRFKERQVHPLKQWKLSPIDMASLDKWDDYTRAKEAMFFHTDTADSPWTVVKSNDKKRARLNAMRYVLHSLPYTGKDVTRIGEVDNLIVGRANFIHERGEHDLSKGEYV, translated from the coding sequence ATGAATTCACCCACCGCCCCACGTAAAACAACAGCACGGCCTGCGCGCAAGCGGGTCAGCCCGGCAAAGTCGGCACAGCGGCGCCAGGCAGCGCACAACGCCGCCCACAACAAGGTTGCACAAGGCGACATTCCGCCGCATCTCACGCCTGCTGGCGTGCGCAAGTTCGTGATCGATCAGTCGCAAGAGGCGGCGCAGCAGGCTGAACTGGCGGCGCTCGACACCATCCTCAAAGGCCCGCCGCCTGCAGACCTCCACAACGAAGGCGTGCAAGCCATTCTGGAGGGTGACGCCCCCGACGATGCAGCGGCCATGCGGGCGGCGCTGGGCATGCCGGCGGGCGAGCCCGCCCCGCAACACACCAGTGATGAGCTGGCCGAAGACTGGCGCAAGGGCGGTTATCCCTACAAATTCAAGATGCTGCGGCGAGATTACGAGCGACAGAAATTCGTGTTGCAAACCGAGCTGCTCAAGCTGCAGGCCTGGGTGAAGGAAAGCCGACAGCGTGTGATCATTCTGTTCGAGGGGCGCGACGCAGCGGGCAAGGGCGGCACCATCAAACGGGTGATGGAGCACCTCAACCCCCGTGGCGCGCGCGTCGTGGCGCTCGAAAAACCTAGCGAGGTCGAACGCGGCCAGTGGTATTTCCAGCGCTATGTGCAGCATCTGCCCACGGCCGGCGAGATCGTGCTGTTTGACCGCTCTTGGTACAACCGGGCTGGGGTCGAGCGCGTGATGGGGTTTTGCACCGACGCCGAGTACCACGAATTTCTGCGCCAAGCGCCGGAGTTCGAGCGCAATCTGGTGCGCAGCGGCATTCATCTCATCAAGTTCTGGTTCTCAGTCAGCCAGGACGAGCAGCGCCGCCGCTTCAAGGAGCGGCAGGTGCACCCGCTCAAGCAGTGGAAGCTGTCGCCCATCGACATGGCCTCGCTCGACAAGTGGGACGACTACACCCGCGCCAAGGAGGCCATGTTCTTCCACACCGACACGGCCGATTCCCCCTGGACGGTGGTGAAGTCGAACGACAAGAAGCGCGCGCGGCTCAACGCCATGCGCTACGTGCTGCATTCGCTGCCCTACACCGGCAAGGATGTGACGCGCATCGGCGAGGTGGACAACCTCATCGTCGGCCGCGCCAACTTCATTCACGAGCGCGGTGAGCACGATCTGAGCAAGGGCGAGTACGTCTGA
- a CDS encoding HIT family protein, whose amino-acid sequence MSSETDCALCKTDGGRLIWRGAEFRLIWADDALLPAFYRVVWNAHVAEFSDLTALQRLTCLDAVALAEQLLRETLAPDKINLASLGNVVPHLHWHVIARWRWDAYWPQSAWSAAQRPANEAMLVSLSARLPEVDAVLQRAFAQRFGGP is encoded by the coding sequence ATGTCGAGCGAGACGGACTGCGCACTCTGTAAGACCGACGGCGGGCGGCTGATCTGGCGCGGTGCGGAATTCCGCCTGATCTGGGCAGACGACGCCCTGCTTCCGGCGTTTTACCGGGTGGTGTGGAACGCGCATGTGGCCGAGTTCAGCGACTTGACCGCGCTGCAACGCCTGACCTGCCTGGACGCGGTGGCGCTGGCCGAGCAGTTGCTGCGCGAAACGCTGGCGCCCGACAAAATCAACCTCGCCAGCCTGGGCAATGTGGTGCCGCATCTGCACTGGCATGTCATCGCGCGCTGGCGCTGGGACGCTTACTGGCCGCAATCCGCCTGGTCTGCCGCGCAGCGCCCGGCCAATGAGGCCATGCTGGTCAGCCTCAGTGCGCGCCTGCCGGAGGTGGATGCGGTTTTGCAGCGCGCGTTCGCACAGCGTTTCGGCGGGCCATAA
- a CDS encoding anti-sigma factor, producing MTLPARYRNSDLLDRLAADWLTGGLSPAAQRRAQRLLEQSPEFAHAVQGWRTRLDASLLSAAQIGQPSDSVWQGITARLDTPRATQPAGAGKSTSWGVEAWRRLSLWLGGVAVAAVAFSVVVLVQNPEVGRGTAAPVQMAALMHGAGGQAAVVTVQNGKLTLTAVGAMTPPSGKSYQLWLLPTQGAPISLGVVAAGQSRYPIPESAQSHLSQAKAFAVSVEPPGGSPTGLPTGPVIMVGAAQRA from the coding sequence GTGACGCTGCCCGCACGCTACCGCAACAGCGATCTGCTCGACCGGCTGGCGGCCGACTGGCTCACAGGCGGGCTCAGCCCGGCTGCGCAGCGTCGCGCCCAGCGTTTGCTGGAGCAGAGCCCTGAGTTTGCCCATGCGGTGCAAGGCTGGCGCACGCGGCTCGATGCCAGCTTGCTGTCGGCAGCGCAAATCGGTCAGCCGTCCGACTCGGTCTGGCAGGGCATCACCGCGCGCCTCGATACCCCGCGCGCGACTCAGCCTGCGGGGGCTGGCAAGTCGACGTCTTGGGGCGTTGAAGCCTGGCGGCGCTTGTCTCTGTGGCTCGGCGGCGTGGCCGTGGCTGCGGTGGCCTTTTCAGTCGTGGTGCTGGTGCAAAACCCGGAGGTCGGCCGTGGTACGGCCGCGCCTGTACAGATGGCGGCATTGATGCACGGCGCGGGCGGGCAGGCCGCCGTTGTGACGGTGCAGAACGGCAAGCTGACTCTGACGGCCGTTGGCGCCATGACGCCACCCAGCGGCAAGAGCTACCAGCTCTGGCTGCTGCCCACACAGGGCGCCCCCATTTCCCTGGGCGTCGTGGCGGCGGGGCAGAGCCGCTACCCCATTCCCGAGTCGGCGCAGTCGCATCTGTCGCAGGCCAAGGCGTTTGCCGTCAGCGTGGAGCCGCCCGGTGGTTCTCCCACAGGCCTGCCGACCGGGCCGGTGATCATGGTGGGCGCGGCGCAGCGCGCGTGA
- a CDS encoding sigma-70 family RNA polymerase sigma factor: MPDLQSLLAYTALADRDAFGQLYAATQNRAWAICLRLLRDRSFAEEAMQDAYVKVWHQAASYRPALGSPEAWISALVRNTCLDRLRANKREAQYVVSLQGDEADDPPEIADYRTPEALLEARLQGQPMEDCLGQLQPRQRDLLAAAYVLGQSHAEVARERALPLGTVKTLIRRAVLFLRDCLGEGAR; encoded by the coding sequence ATGCCCGACCTGCAATCCCTGCTTGCCTACACCGCCCTGGCCGACCGCGACGCGTTCGGCCAGTTGTACGCGGCCACGCAAAACCGGGCCTGGGCGATCTGCCTGCGGCTGCTGCGCGACCGGTCGTTTGCCGAAGAGGCCATGCAGGATGCGTATGTGAAGGTCTGGCATCAGGCCGCAAGCTACCGGCCTGCTTTGGGCAGCCCGGAGGCCTGGATTTCCGCGCTGGTGCGCAACACCTGTCTCGATCGCCTGCGCGCCAACAAGCGCGAGGCGCAGTATGTCGTTTCACTGCAGGGCGATGAGGCGGATGATCCGCCCGAAATCGCGGATTACCGCACGCCTGAAGCGCTGCTCGAAGCCCGCTTGCAGGGCCAACCGATGGAGGATTGTTTGGGACAGTTGCAACCCCGCCAGCGTGATCTGCTCGCGGCGGCGTATGTCTTGGGGCAGTCGCACGCCGAAGTCGCTCGCGAGCGTGCTCTGCCGCTGGGCACGGTGAAAACGCTGATCCGGCGCGCGGTGCTGTTTTTGCGCGACTGTCTCGGGGAGGGCGCAAGGTGA
- a CDS encoding ferritin-like domain-containing protein — protein sequence MQRTQAAAHTALSPSATPEDSSGQSASRRQFFRVGGLFAAGLAASSALAPVTSWAGTMSQSTTDDIAILNVALGLEYQAIAAYQVGAESGLLEKPVLAVAVKFQGQHKAHAEVLSSTIGKLGGTPVMAKKPDEYGFPTASLKSQADVLEFAAGLEKGAASAYLGAVPQFHNKDLAKAAASIMGDETMHWAILLNALGKDPVPAAFIA from the coding sequence ATGCAACGCACGCAAGCCGCAGCCCACACCGCCCTTTCCCCTTCCGCTACCCCCGAGGATTCCAGCGGGCAGAGCGCCAGCCGCCGTCAGTTCTTCCGCGTCGGCGGCCTGTTCGCCGCGGGGCTGGCCGCTTCCAGCGCGCTGGCGCCGGTGACGAGCTGGGCCGGGACGATGTCCCAGTCGACCACGGACGACATCGCCATTCTCAACGTCGCACTCGGGTTGGAATATCAGGCCATCGCTGCCTATCAGGTCGGCGCTGAATCGGGTTTGCTGGAAAAACCGGTGCTCGCCGTGGCCGTGAAATTCCAGGGACAGCACAAAGCGCATGCCGAGGTGCTGTCGTCCACCATCGGCAAGCTGGGCGGCACGCCGGTCATGGCCAAGAAGCCCGATGAGTACGGCTTCCCCACGGCCTCGCTCAAATCGCAGGCCGACGTGCTGGAATTCGCCGCCGGGCTGGAAAAGGGCGCGGCCAGTGCCTATCTGGGCGCAGTGCCACAATTCCACAACAAAGATCTCGCCAAGGCCGCGGCCAGCATCATGGGCGACGAGACCATGCACTGGGCCATTCTGCTCAACGCCTTGGGTAAAGACCCGGTGCCTGCGGCGTTCATCGCCTGA
- a CDS encoding tetrathionate reductase family octaheme c-type cytochrome produces MPFTHRFAPAARFGFWLRLAAVCAVATSAPPALANPAASIPPSAPQSAIAEVDIHSPYRVVPKMPTGAKTTADHSKFKELQGPFKSGSEVTAACLSCHTEAAKQIKGTIHWKWEEVEQDSKRIVGKNKVMNNFCVSTPSNQQFCTGCHVGYGDAKSGEFVAFSKRPDTDVDCLVCHDQTGKYVKAPYQSGNPPTTRIEMPPGSGTFIEPIDLALIAQHVGAPSRANCGTCHFNGGGGDGVKHGDLDSSLINPPKSLDVHMTKDGLNFQCQTCHATGGHEVSGSHYKLDAKHEGGQYVRGSQHNMGSAASCQSCHGDTPHKGNLAQDLNMHTRNIACQTCHIPEFARGGVPTKMEWDYSKAGQRGPDGKPLVIKDEHGHPTYLGIKGQFKLGENVVPDYTWFNGAVKWMNIGEKVTPNKDGVVAVNQYGGSATDGKSRIWPVKTMKGTQPYDPEMHRLLAIHNAGFDDAAYWHTMDWQKSIAAGMKEAGLEWSGKYEFVKTTTTWPITHMVAPKDKALSCAQCHSNNGRLEKIDGIYIPGRDKDHQSWIETIGLGVAGLSLAGVMVHGGIRSFLWLRRRNKPGSKSH; encoded by the coding sequence ATGCCGTTTACCCACCGCTTCGCGCCTGCCGCCCGCTTCGGCTTCTGGCTTCGTCTGGCCGCTGTCTGCGCGGTTGCGACCAGCGCCCCGCCAGCCCTGGCCAACCCTGCTGCGTCAATCCCTCCGTCGGCGCCGCAGTCGGCAATAGCCGAGGTCGACATCCACTCGCCTTACCGCGTGGTGCCCAAAATGCCTACAGGCGCAAAAACCACGGCGGATCACAGCAAGTTCAAGGAATTGCAGGGTCCGTTCAAAAGCGGCTCCGAGGTCACCGCCGCCTGCCTGAGTTGCCACACCGAGGCGGCCAAGCAGATCAAGGGCACCATCCACTGGAAGTGGGAGGAGGTGGAGCAGGACTCCAAGCGCATCGTCGGCAAGAACAAGGTGATGAACAACTTCTGCGTGTCCACGCCGAGCAACCAGCAGTTCTGCACCGGCTGTCATGTCGGCTACGGCGATGCGAAAAGCGGCGAGTTCGTCGCCTTCAGCAAACGCCCCGATACCGATGTGGACTGCCTGGTCTGCCACGACCAGACCGGCAAATACGTCAAAGCGCCGTATCAGTCGGGCAACCCGCCCACGACCCGTATCGAAATGCCGCCTGGCTCGGGCACGTTCATCGAACCGATCGATCTGGCCCTGATCGCGCAGCATGTGGGCGCGCCCTCGCGCGCCAACTGCGGTACCTGCCACTTCAACGGCGGCGGAGGAGACGGCGTGAAGCATGGCGACTTGGACAGCTCGCTGATTAATCCGCCCAAATCACTCGACGTGCACATGACCAAGGACGGGCTGAACTTCCAGTGCCAGACCTGCCACGCCACCGGCGGACACGAGGTCAGCGGCAGCCACTACAAGCTCGACGCCAAGCACGAGGGCGGACAGTATGTGCGCGGCAGCCAACACAATATGGGCAGCGCGGCAAGCTGCCAGTCCTGCCACGGCGACACCCCGCACAAGGGCAATCTGGCGCAGGACCTGAACATGCACACCCGCAATATCGCCTGCCAGACCTGCCACATCCCCGAGTTCGCCCGCGGCGGCGTGCCCACCAAAATGGAATGGGACTATTCCAAGGCCGGCCAGCGCGGCCCGGACGGCAAGCCCCTGGTCATCAAGGACGAGCACGGCCACCCCACTTACCTCGGCATCAAAGGCCAGTTCAAACTGGGTGAAAACGTCGTGCCCGACTACACCTGGTTCAACGGCGCGGTGAAGTGGATGAACATCGGCGAGAAGGTGACGCCCAACAAAGACGGCGTCGTCGCCGTCAACCAGTACGGCGGCAGCGCTACCGATGGCAAATCACGCATCTGGCCGGTGAAGACCATGAAGGGCACCCAGCCCTACGACCCGGAGATGCACCGCCTGCTCGCCATCCACAACGCAGGCTTCGACGATGCGGCCTACTGGCACACCATGGACTGGCAAAAATCCATCGCCGCCGGCATGAAGGAGGCGGGGCTGGAGTGGTCGGGCAAGTACGAATTCGTCAAGACCACCACGACCTGGCCGATCACGCATATGGTCGCGCCCAAGGACAAGGCGCTGAGCTGCGCGCAATGCCACAGCAACAACGGTCGGCTGGAAAAGATCGACGGCATCTACATCCCGGGTCGCGACAAAGACCATCAGAGCTGGATCGAAACCATCGGCCTGGGCGTTGCCGGGCTGAGTCTGGCCGGGGTGATGGTGCATGGCGGCATCCGCAGTTTTCTGTGGCTGCGCCGCCGCAACAAGCCCGGCAGCAAGAGCCACTGA
- a CDS encoding cytochrome b/b6 domain-containing protein, with the protein MSHKKHVILFKRFERFWHWSQAGLIILLMLTGFRIHGLYDLGVEFLTALRIHTFAAWALVTLWVFAIFWHFTTGEWKQYIPTFDKIFLVARHYAYGMFRGEEHPYHQTVARKHNPLQRLAYLWVKLMINPIIWISGIWLLFFADWGAWPIWKQWGISLQTVAWAHTIGAYMMLIFFIIHVYLTTTGHTPLAHIMAMIRGYEDEPVHHHPRAKAAPTAAPTATLTPGENV; encoded by the coding sequence ATGTCACACAAAAAACACGTCATCCTGTTCAAGCGGTTCGAGCGCTTCTGGCACTGGAGCCAGGCCGGGCTGATCATCCTGCTGATGTTGACCGGCTTTCGCATCCACGGCCTGTATGACCTCGGCGTGGAGTTCCTTACCGCGCTGCGCATTCACACCTTTGCGGCTTGGGCGCTGGTGACCCTGTGGGTGTTCGCCATCTTCTGGCACTTCACTACCGGGGAATGGAAGCAATACATCCCCACTTTCGACAAGATTTTTCTGGTCGCGCGGCATTACGCCTATGGCATGTTCCGCGGCGAGGAACATCCCTATCACCAGACCGTCGCGCGCAAGCACAACCCGCTGCAGCGTCTGGCCTATCTATGGGTGAAGCTGATGATCAATCCCATCATCTGGATCAGCGGCATCTGGCTGCTGTTCTTCGCCGACTGGGGCGCTTGGCCCATCTGGAAGCAATGGGGCATCAGCCTGCAAACTGTAGCCTGGGCGCACACCATCGGCGCTTACATGATGCTGATTTTTTTCATCATCCACGTCTATCTCACCACCACGGGCCACACGCCGCTGGCGCACATCATGGCCATGATCCGCGGCTATGAAGACGAGCCGGTGCACCACCATCCGCGGGCCAAGGCTGCTCCAACAGCCGCTCCCACAGCCACGCTCACACCGGGCGAAAACGTCTAG
- the pncA gene encoding bifunctional nicotinamidase/pyrazinamidase, which produces MKSAPVLLVIDVQNGFCTGGGLPVPDGEAVVPVINRLAAKFSQVVLTQDWHPPGHASFASAHPGRQPFETITLPYGPQVLWPDHCIQGTRDAALHPDLHIAHAQAVIRKGWRAGIDSYSVFMEADRSTPTGLTGYLRELDVRELVLCGLATDFCVAWSALDARAAGFEVTVVEDACRAIDLNGSLDQAWAQMRAAGVRRAMSTAF; this is translated from the coding sequence GCCTGCCGGTGCCGGATGGCGAAGCCGTGGTGCCGGTGATCAACCGGCTGGCGGCCAAGTTTTCGCAGGTGGTGTTGACGCAGGACTGGCACCCGCCGGGCCATGCGTCCTTCGCTAGCGCGCATCCGGGGCGGCAGCCTTTCGAGACCATCACTTTGCCCTACGGCCCGCAGGTGCTGTGGCCGGACCATTGCATTCAGGGTACACGCGACGCGGCCCTTCACCCCGATCTGCACATTGCGCACGCTCAGGCAGTCATTCGCAAAGGCTGGCGGGCGGGCATCGACAGTTACTCGGTCTTCATGGAAGCCGACCGCAGCACGCCCACCGGCTTGACGGGCTATCTGCGCGAACTGGACGTGCGCGAACTGGTGTTGTGCGGATTGGCCACGGATTTCTGCGTAGCCTGGAGCGCCTTGGACGCCCGAGCTGCAGGTTTTGAGGTGACCGTGGTGGAAGACGCCTGCCGCGCCATCGATCTCAACGGCTCGCTGGATCAGGCCTGGGCGCAGATGCGCGCCGCCGGGGTGCGGCGCGCAATGTCCACCGCGTTCTGA